Part of the Terriglobia bacterium genome is shown below.
AGCAACGCCGTCCCCGAACCCACATCTCTCCTTCTCCTCGGCACTGGCCTCGGCGTGATCGGCTTTGCCGCATGGCGCAGGAAGAACTAACGATTTGCCAGCATAAATCGAATAGCTCACAAGGGCCGCTCTCGGGCGGCTCTTGTTGTTTGTGCCGTCCGAATTGCCTCCCCGTGAAATCAGAAAGCTCCTGGCGTCCGGCAGCCTACAGGGGAAGAGAGTAGACCGCCAGTGGATAGTTTCGGAAAACTCGCTACAGTCGTTTCTCGGTGAAACAGTGCGGGAATATGGCACGAAAGTGCCGGAATATGGCCCGAAGGTGCAGGGATGCGCGCCAGGTGCGTTAGGTTTGCAACGGTCCTGATACACGACGCCCATGTTTTGGGAAGGGTACGGTTTTCCTAGGTGTGTGTGCGTGTTGTCCGAGGTGTGCAAAATTCCGTATCTTTCAACGTTGCAATGGCTTATAGTCGCGTTTGTGTGCGGTACGAGAGGCGGAAGTTGACATAAGGCCCCATTACAGCCGTCGGTGGTGCTCTGACAGCGTGTTGCTGATGAGATAGAAAACTTAAAGCGTCTCTGTCCGATTAGATAAGTTTTTAGCAAGATGCAGCTTGTCAAAGAGGATTCTGTTTCGTTTCTTCGCATCCCGGAGCAGCTTCGCATAGGAAATGATTTCAACGTAGGCTGAGAAATTTGGATTGTAAACATAATAGCCGAGGTTGTCGGGTGTGGTCAGCATACCTTTACTTTTGGCAATGTCCTCGATCTGTTTGGTTGTGTCACAGATCACGTAAGCATAGGCTGGAATTCGCTCAGACTGCACTTTGATCTCCCTACCAGCCTTGTCTTTGAAGTGCCCACCTTTGATTTCGCGAATGAGCCGATATACCTGATCTACTGGATCTTCCTTTGGGTAATTGGATCGATCGGGTTTCTTGAACTCTATGATGACGAGCGAATTCAAGGCTGCGTCATCCTCTGTAAATGACAACGCCCGATCAAAAATCATGATGTCGGGCCGCGACTCAGAAGAATTTTCCAATACTCTAACTGCATCCAATGGCATGTCTGAAGCTAGGAACCAGTGATATGAGAGTCTCTCGTCTATGATCCAGAGGTTCTGCTGTTCATAGGGTACGTCGTCCGAGGTCGTACGCATCGGATAGATGATCTTGTGGATGATCTCTTCCAGCGGATATTTTCCCGTCTCTGGATCCGCCTGAAGGCTCCTTTCCAAAAACTCCAGAATCACCTTCCGGTGAATAACATATTGGGCGAGTGACGATTTTCCCAGCTCATTCTCGCGTTCTAGAAAGCTGTTCAATTTCGCTTCGTACTCCTCCGGTCTGAGCGCTGTTTCGTCGCTTTCCTCCATTAGCTTGTGGCTTTCCTGCTTAAGTTCCCGCTGTTTTGCGTGAAGTTGCTCATATAGTGCCATCTCCAAGGCATGGCCCTTCGCACCCGGAGGAATTCGGTCAATGAATTCGTCCAGGTAGCGCGCAAGCGGTCTGTATTGCGGAGCCTCTTCGGTGATGTACGAATTGATTGTCGTCCGCTTTTCGGTATTGATCTCTTCAAGGAAGGGCTCCAAGTCATTGGAGACGCAGCCGAGGGCGCCATCACGAATGGCGTCGAGGGTGATTTCATCAAACATCCCATCTATTGCCTTATCGGTCGGAAATGAGAAGTTTGTCCTTTCACCGTTGACGTGCTGATTAAGATACTCGCCTTCCACAAATCCCAGATACGCGAACGGACGACCCTCGTCGGTCAGCTTTCTTTGCAGGTTCGGAAGGTACTTATCCAGCCTCTCAGGGAACACCTCCCGTGAATTGGCGGCATAAATGAGCCGGTGCTGTGTTTCGTAAGGATTGTAAAGGCGCAGGCCCTTCAGGGTGAATGTCATGTCGCGTATCTTAAAAGGGTGCTTGCTGGCTTTAGCAGCGAAGGTTTCCCGAAAGTAATCGTTTAGGTCAATATGGTCCTTTCCGTCATGGATGGTCACTTTGGGACACATCGGATCAAGGAAGAAGGGCAAGCAGTGCTCGATGAGACGATGTCCAATGATTCTAAGATCCTGTGGGCAATTTTCCTTGTATGGAGATTGCATTCCTATTAGCCGAACTGTCGTCTTCGGTCCCTTCTCTTTGGATTCTGTTGCGGGGCCGTTGGGTTGATCTGATGTCATAGTGAATTTAAACACCCTCTTCATCAGCTTTCCGTTTTCGCGATAGTGACTCTCGATCTCTGCAGAGTGAAAAGCCTTTAGCCATATGAACCGCCCGATCCCTTTTCCTCCCCTACTGACTTTGTACTGCGTGTCGGAAGTAAAAAAGGCATCCAGATTGTTCTCGGTAAACCCAATACCATTGTCGATCACCGTAAACCCGTTGATGGAGCCCTCAATGCCAGGCAATCCTTTGTCATCGCATTCCACAACAATCTCGATGCTTCGCGACGTGTCTGGAGCATTCATATCCTCGATTGCCTCAAACGAATTCACAACCGCTTCGAACATCGGAAACAGGGCCTTGGAGCGTGGAAGTTGCGTATTTTTGATCTTGCCTACGAGGTTCAATTTCATGGGCTGGATCACTGAAGGGTTTTGCGCAACCCAACAAGAAATTGACATAAGCACAAACCTCCCTTCTCATAGGTTTGCGCCTATCTCGGTGAGAGACCCGACCGCCATCGGATCTTGGCCGCTAGTGTAATTCCTATTGCCTCAGACCGCAAGCAATTCTTGTATTGTCCAAACGTGATCTGCAATTCCAGCCTCCATCGCCGGTGTGACTCGCAGCGTTTTGTGAATGCGGCAGAAATTGTAAAAGGCAAAATGCAAAGCCACGGCATACTTTAGATTTTCCAGCTTCTTGGAGAAGCCCAAGGATAGCCTGGTTAGCCTTCTAAGAAACGTCCTCATCGTGAGGTTGTCTCGTTCCACATGCGACGTGCAAATCTCATCTCGATCAGGATTGCCTTTGATGATGCTTGGGATCGCCCCAACGCATCTTGAGGTGCTGTAGCGCCCCTGCTTAGCTCCGTCCTGCGACATTCTCCCGGCGGATTCCTTTCCTTTACCTGGATGTGTCACCGCTTGTGGGCTCATCGTCGTATGCGTACTCAATTAACGCGTTCGAGCCGGGTATCGCCTTGCTTGGAGGCAGCGGCTCTCCGCTCCGGTTCTTGCCGACAAATACTACCCGGATCACCGTTTTAGGTTTGCTTTTGATCAAAGCCCTTGCGGCAGCGCGGCTTTCAAGGCTTCCAAGCTTAAACGTGCCTGGCTTCGGATTCGTTAGACTCTCGTTTGTGTGGTCTGGTTTCTGATGTCTATTTGTCATTGCGCTTCAACCATTCTTCAAGCTCTTCGAGTTCATCGGTGTATAGGTCCATAAAGATTCTTCCGTCTGACCCCGGTTCTGGGGGGGGATGTCTGTAGCGTTCAGCCAGGGTCTTGGGAGCCCAAGGGGGCCGCGGGAAGCCTCAATGAAGAATCATGAGCCGTGATTTCCGACCTGATCTTTCGAGGATGGAGCGCGCAGCAGCTCGAGATTCCAGACTTCCCAGCGGATAATTCCCGGGTTTCGGCTCGTTCATTAGAGCGGCTCCATTCCCTCCGATAACCTGTCATCCACAATGACGATTTGCCTCTCCCCTCCTGGGCATTCTTCACAGCTGGGATCCCAGGGTCTCCTTGGAAGCTTCAAGATGAATTGAGTCATCCATGCGGACGTTTTCCAGCGCTCCAGAGCGCGACGCGCTGCTGCGCGTGACTTCAGGGAGCCGAGCGGAAAGTCACCCGGCTTTGGGCCGGGATTTGTCGCGGGTTCAAGCTGGCGCTCTGCCCGTTTGCCTTTGAATGGGTTCCAGTTATCCATTTCCTTTGTGCTCCTGATCGTCCGACGGTGTCGCGCCCAGGGGCGGCAGGCTGTAGGTTTTCCGAATTGCTGGTCCTCCTGGCACTTTCAACCACTGGCCTATCTGTGGCTCTCCCGCCGGTGGCCGGGTGCCGACCGCATGGATTGTCACCCATCCCGTAGGTTGATTCCGTTTCTCGGCAAGCAAACGCGCTGCTGCGCGACTTTCGGCGGTGCCGAGCTCGAAAGTGCCGGGATTTACGTCGCTGGGCTGTTCACTGTCATCTTACCCGTGCCTATTCCAGAATGCGCTACTCATCGCCGTGGGCCTCCTGACCGGTGATGGGTGTGGCACCCACGACGCTTGTGAACCAATCCGGCAAGGTGCCTTCTCGCGCGTAGGTTTCCAGTTCCTCGACGGTCATTCTTTCGAATAATTCATTCAGGTTGACCTGCTCTGTCCGGTCGACCCACTGGCCGGCGGCGTTGATCTTGGCGAGTGCCTGGACTGCAGCAACGACAGCCGAAGCGTTCACCTGGACGGTTTCCGCCTCCTCCACGAGCCGCTCAAGAGCTGCCCGGAGATTGCGCCTCCGCTTTTCGAACAGGCCGAGTGCGTGACAATGCCGGTAGAGAGAATCGCGGCTCAGGCCGTACCGCTTCGCCAGTTTGGTTGTATGGGCCCAGCCGATCCACTCGGCTTCGATCTGCTCCCGTTCAGGATGAACACAAACCCGGCAGCCAGCCTCGTGGCGTCCGGTCGAAGGGCGTCTCCGGCTGTGCGATAATGCGCTCTTTTTTTTGTTCATCTCTCCCCGCCCCTTGTCAGACTATGGCCGAGGGATTTTGATCTGCCATATCTGCACGTGCGTGTGTTTCTGAGGAATCAGAATGCTGCTTTAGGGATAGTGCAAAGCCGGGTCTTTCGCTTCTCAGGTCTCATGATCTTGATCCGGTCTCGCGGAATCTTGCAACTCCAGTCGCCCTGGTGATCCTTTTTGAGTTCCCATCCCAGCTTGGTCAGGCGGCGGACGAATCTTGGATCAAAGGTCCAGAAATCCCATTCGCGGCTTGCTGCGTTGGTCACGACGTTGGTTTCCTGTTCTTCGCGGGTCACTTCCATGTTTCCTCCAAGAACGGCCAGCCGATGTCCTGAAGCGTTTGGACAAAGTGTGGTCAAAGCGAATTTCAAATGTACTCAATTGCAACAACTCACAGGGGCGCTCAGGACGTTCAATCCAATGCGTTGAACCGGTTCCGGGCGGCACGATTCACAAGGAAGGTCAACCCGGCGATAGAGCATCTTCGGCTAGTTTCCGCGTAGCGCGTGACGTCCAAGGCTGAAATAAGCAGGCCTTTGGAACCCAGAGCCACCTACGTTATCTCGCTAACTTCCAAGAATTGGGGTTATGTCGAGCTCCGGCGCCGATCAAAACGTAATTCCTTTGTTTTCAGGCTCGACGTGAGATCAAGCATTACGAAGCCACCTTCTTGATAAGAGCGAGCGACTCAGAAATGATGTAAGAGTTTCCATCGCGCCCTCGGCGTTTCAAGCCGCACACCGGATGCCCAGCGCAGCGGGCGCACCCCTCCAGCCTCAACCAGTCCTTGACGGGACGCAAACATTGCCATGTACTCTAAAGCCCAAAATGGTCGCACAACATGGGCCGCTGGACACGCCCAGGTATTCCAAATCAATCGCACCGCCCCTTTTTTGCGCCTCGCCAATCCGTACGCGGTTCCCGCAAATCAACGCCTGCCTGCCACTCTCAGCCAACTTCCGCCTTACCCGATCAACAGCTAAACTCGGCACCAGCCACTGGAAACTGCCTCCGCGTCAACAAAACCGTTGCGCGCCCACCGCTTACCTCTGCTCCACGAAACGATCAAAATATATTAGTCTTGTGCTTTATCAACATTTTGTGCTAAGAAGCTATCATACAACACCAAATCGTAGAGGTTTTGGAGGAAAGCGGATTGGTATCACAGGATGATGCTACTCTTTTCCTTTTCCCATACTCCCTAACCACGCTCAACCGCCCATCCCTCCTTTTCCTATCAAGAATATTTTACTGCACTGACATTCTTCTTCACATTTCGGTCAATGGAGCCTAAATGAATTTATCTTGTCGTTCTCCTCTATTTAAGGCTAATCTTGCGCACGCCTTTCTTTTCATTTTTTTTCCGTTCTCCCTCGCTTTCATGGCATGCAACTCCTTGCAATCCATCCCCTTATCGCCCCCAAAAGACGACCGGTTTTTAATCCTCGTCGCTGGCGAAGGAATCTCCCAAACTACATCAACTAAGCTCAAATACGCCACAAACAAGGCAGAGGCTGCTGCCATGGTTGATGGTGTGAAGCTCGCATATGAGTGCTCCCAATCCGTTAAGTCGATCCTCAATCTCGTCTCCATTCAATATCAGGACGACTTTAGGGATCCAACAGAGGCTGCCGCTCTGGCCGCGCGCTATGCGGCTAATCCTGCAACGCTCGCCGTAATTGGTCATTCATCCTCAGGCACCACCAAACTCGCCGCGGCGCACTATCTGCCCGCCTCCATCCCCGTCCTGCTGCCCATATCAACAAACCCAGAGGTCTCTGGGAAAACCCTCTTTCGACTACCTCTTAATGACCAAGTTGGTCAAGCACCCGCACTGGTTCATTTAATACATAGCGATTTACACGCATCTCAAGTTTATATCGTGCGCGATGTCTCGGGTGATTCAGCAGTCTATTCAGACTATTTGCTCCAACGATTTAAATTTCTTCTTCCCGCCGACCATTTCAAACACAATCTGGACATTGACATCGACAGACCCCCCCTTCGCATCATTTCCGAGGAAGTTCATCGCTCCCAGGCCAACCTTGTATTGTTTGTAGGCTATGGCTCTACAGCTGTTCAATTCCTCGAATCGATGCATGAGGTTTATTCAGCAACCACCGATATACCCACCATCGTATTAACTGACGGCTGCATTTCACCGGATCTCCACGTTTATAATTTCCCTACATACCTCACTTCTCCCGTTCCCGACCTCGGTCTCTGTAAACACCTACCTCCCTGCTTTAGTGCCCGCCGCAATCCAGAATTGCCAAGCTATGAAGAATTTGGCTATGATGCATTGGAGATCATTTCCCAGGCCATTTCCAAATGCAAAGATATGGGATCGATCTCCAGATCTTGTATTGCCTCATCGCTGACGAACGATACGTTTTATGGCCTGTGCCAACAATATTCTTTTAGAAATGGCGAGAACACCACGGGAACTTATACGATTTATAAGATAACCGATGGTTCCCATGGGCCGCTATATAACCTTTACTCAACCTTAACCCAACAGGATCTACATGACATCCGAGACTAATACGATCGCCTCGCCACTTCTTGTACCCGGTCGAGATCATTTGAGGCACAAGATAGCCAGCATTGTACGTATCGGCTATGTCCCCTGGTTGTTGCTGATAGATTGCGGTATTGCCGCCATTGCACTCCTCGACATTCGCCGTTTTTCGCGGGCCACAGATGGAATCCAATCGTTATGGTATTCGTTTCGCCTTGTTCGTCTCTGGCCCATACAAAAAGAAGCCTTTTTGCTTGTCACATTGACGCTATTTTTGCCAATCGCAATAGCCATTGCCCGCATAGTTGCATATAAACATTCAACACTTCATGGTTCATCTGCTGTCCCGCTCTCGAATCGATGGAAGATTGTCCATTGGCTTACAGCCATCGTATTTTGCGCATTCATTTCCTGGTCTGATGCTATGGCGCGCTTGTCGGGATTCCAATATGATGTTCAATTCAACACATTTTCATACCTATTCAAACCTACATTCATTGTCGTGTTGAAAGCCAATGATCTAATATGGTCGACATTTTCAGCGCTAGGGGCATTCATTTTGGCGGCGATATGCGGACTCTTCTGGCGCCGCTTTCAACTCGCGCACTGGCTTTTGACCTTTTGGTCGGATGTTCAAATTATGGATATGGCGGGTCCGCTTTACCCTTATCGATATTCGCCTAAAAGAGCTCATTTTCTCGGTTCCGCTGTTTCGCCAGGTATCGTGTATGCCACAAAATGCGCTAATAAACTCATCCGCCACTGTGATCGACTCACACCTGGAAGTACAAAGGCCGCAAAGTGGCTAGCGGAAATAGCTGCTCAATGCA
Proteins encoded:
- a CDS encoding ATP-binding protein, whose amino-acid sequence is MSISCWVAQNPSVIQPMKLNLVGKIKNTQLPRSKALFPMFEAVVNSFEAIEDMNAPDTSRSIEIVVECDDKGLPGIEGSINGFTVIDNGIGFTENNLDAFFTSDTQYKVSRGGKGIGRFIWLKAFHSAEIESHYRENGKLMKRVFKFTMTSDQPNGPATESKEKGPKTTVRLIGMQSPYKENCPQDLRIIGHRLIEHCLPFFLDPMCPKVTIHDGKDHIDLNDYFRETFAAKASKHPFKIRDMTFTLKGLRLYNPYETQHRLIYAANSREVFPERLDKYLPNLQRKLTDEGRPFAYLGFVEGEYLNQHVNGERTNFSFPTDKAIDGMFDEITLDAIRDGALGCVSNDLEPFLEEINTEKRTTINSYITEEAPQYRPLARYLDEFIDRIPPGAKGHALEMALYEQLHAKQRELKQESHKLMEESDETALRPEEYEAKLNSFLERENELGKSSLAQYVIHRKVILEFLERSLQADPETGKYPLEEIIHKIIYPMRTTSDDVPYEQQNLWIIDERLSYHWFLASDMPLDAVRVLENSSESRPDIMIFDRALSFTEDDAALNSLVIIEFKKPDRSNYPKEDPVDQVYRLIREIKGGHFKDKAGREIKVQSERIPAYAYVICDTTKQIEDIAKSKGMLTTPDNLGYYVYNPNFSAYVEIISYAKLLRDAKKRNRILFDKLHLAKNLSNRTETL
- a CDS encoding PEP-CTERM sorting domain-containing protein (PEP-CTERM proteins occur, often in large numbers, in the proteomes of bacteria that also encode an exosortase, a predicted intramembrane cysteine proteinase. The presence of a PEP-CTERM domain at a protein's C-terminus predicts cleavage within the sorting domain, followed by covalent anchoring to some some component of the (usually Gram-negative) cell surface. Many PEP-CTERM proteins exhibit an unusual sequence composition that includes large numbers of potential glycosylation sites. Expression of one such protein has been shown restore the ability of a bacterium to form floc, a type of biofilm.), which produces MTDVSLGITSNAVPEPTSLLLLGTGLGVIGFAAWRRKN